Genomic segment of Vulpes lagopus strain Blue_001 chromosome 7, ASM1834538v1, whole genome shotgun sequence:
AACTAGTTTACATATTGCTTTAGTGTTAAGAGAGGCcatatataacattaaaaaaaaatctcctttgagAATGACAACCTAATTCCACATATAGGATTGGGTAGccagttattaaattttttttccataaagtaaATGAATTACAAAAGCTTGAGTTGTTTTGCCATAAGGAAGTGCTGATTGTCATGCGATGTGGAGcgtcatttttattattttggcaaGAACAGGGACAGTTTTGTCTTGACAAGCCATTAGATGAATACCAGCATGTGTCACATGAAAAACCACTGATCTTTAACCCAGCTCTGTACTTAACCTAGCCTTGAAAATGAATAGTGaataaaagaagagcaaaggccAGTTTACTGTCATTACAGATTACAGAATCTGTTAACAGCTGCTGAACTGAACCCAGGGAATTTACAGGTATTGTTCCGTGAACCAGCAGAAGTCCTAGAGATGCTTGTTATActgtgtatataaattatacatttatttgatatttgctTAGGATTTACATTGTTGGAAACATaactagaagaaatgaaaagcctTGAGTACTTTCTCAGAGTACTAGATACATGCCTGGATCACAAaaccatatatatttacatagaaCGGTTTCAGTGAGGTTTCCCTGCCCCCAGTTATGGAACTTATTTTAAGAAAGCAATGTGATTTAAAGAAATTACCAGTGAGTattaagaggaagagaaaaagtatGCAATATTCCCCCTCCAGAAAAACTcccacaaacatacacacaaaacaaaatcctttgttcatttgtttctgtaaGTATTCATTGTGGCTGATATTTTCAccaacttgtgatttttttttaatggagggaAAAACTTAAAGCTACCTCAATACTGAAATATTGAAAAGATCAGTAACATTTTAAACAGTCAGTTGTGGGAATTATTGCTTACAGAGCTAACAAGAAAGAACACACTTCCTTACTCTGCTGGTGGAATTGCATTGTGCCTCCCTATAGTCTTGTTATCCCATACTAactgaaatgcaaattctttgCAACTAATTGGATCTCATTGAGGGTACATGCACAGTATGTAGTTATATgcaaaaaggttttaaaaaatacaatttctctGTAATTACAACTTTTAATTACTGTCTAAAACATTGGCATCTACAGCATAGctttagattatatatatttaactttttatagaTTACTCAAAAACATGAGTTATGAAATGCTTAATAAGGTACCAGCTCAAAAATTCgaggaaaatgtttatttatagcaATCTATAAATTGGATTTTAATAAAGTCCTGTGAAAAGAAGTACTTTTGTTTTGGaatttaggattttgttttaaaggttagGATTTAGTGTCTTAGAGCCAGTATACCGAAGTCATGTTAATAGTGTAATCCTTTTCTtgcaacattttaaatgttaaaacatcATAAACATCAGAAGTCACTTCCAAAAAttgttatctttttgttttttctgacaGTTCTCCAATCTGTCTTAACACTTAAACTGCATTCAGTTTCTTAGTTTTTGTAAGTATCTGCTATGTGTTGTTGTGAGGTGAAGGTATTCACATTCCCATGTTTTCTAATAATTTGGTTTCTATTTGGACCTGGTTGGTGTATTCTTAAATTCATGGTCTCTCACAATCAGTAAATGTGGGAAAGCCAGCACATAGCCTTTAGTAATTTGTAGTTCTTTAACCTGAACTACATGGAATCAGGGCAGTAAAAGGCAATTACTATGGAAGTGATGCCTACCTCCACCCCCTcaccttaaataattttaatccaAATGATTCCAGACAGCTGGTCCATAATCTATAGACTGGCTAGCCACCAGACAAAATCAGAACTCCTCTTTGTGCCTTGTAGTTTCATTTTTTGTACCTTTGCCCTTCTTGCTGGATAGAAAATTAGCCTAAGATCAAAGATTCTGTATGCCGTGTTTATACATGGCAGTGAGTGGCAAGTTCAAATCAGGTATTTTGGGGACTTCTAGAGGAGtctaatttgtattttcaaaacttgatttaaaaatgaatattcagaatttaaaatctGCAAAGAACAGCAAGTGTACACACTTGAGGTTTATTTTAGTTTACTGATTCATTTATTGTTAAGACTTTGGGTTGACTGTTGTCTCTTACAAGGCTTGTCCTCTTTGTAAACTAGTCTTACACAGACcagttaaaattttgttttatcaaCTCCATTTAGCAAGTGCAATATGGAATGATAGATTTGTTGTGAAAATTTGTAAACCTTAGAAAGATATCCTGGTACTTTTGAGGCTTGTGCCTTGGCACTAATATGCGGGTCCTAGTTACATTGCAGACCTGTTTGATCTAGAGCAAACTCAAGCCTTGATATCTGAAAGAGCTCAGTTTGCCTATGCTGGGTAGCATTTTGTTAGAAGACTGCTGGATGGGCAGACCAGATTTGGATGTATTAGCTAGTCAGCCTAATAACCCTGTACAGACTGTATTGATTTTCTAGGAGAGAGTTTATGAACTAAATAAACTTGGGGTTGGTGTCTTAATAAACTGCTTCTCTCAGTCTGTCACATTTAGTTACGGAGCTGTGcagtttagggggaaaaaaggctaATTCTGTTACAGATTGTTCACAGCAGGGTCTCCAAATTAGCCCTTTGTTTTGTAATGCCACCTTGCTTGGGCTCGCTTTGAGCACATTTCTCAGTTTTGCCCTAATGAGTTGCAACACTGATAATGTGGCTGATGATCTTTCATTGATTTCACTATCACTTGCTTGTCTGGTAATTGATCCGTTGCTGAGCCTCTAGTTAATTATATCGGCTTTGACATGGCCCGGTCCATGGGGAATTTCAAGTCTTGCAGAATAACAGTTTTAATAAAAGAGTCTATTACTGCAGGTGCTTGCTGCTGCATGCCAGTTGATttttgtgatgtgtgtgtgtgtgtgtgtgtgtgtgtgtgtgtgtggttggggccagggtggggggatgATACCTGGGAAAGAAGAGGACTGcaggactgaaagaaaaaaggggtgggggctaggaaaagaggaagacggagtaaaggagagaggaaggaaggaggggggagtgtgagggggagagcaggagagcaagaagcaggcgaGAGAGAACACGCAGGCAAAGCGATACAGCAGAGCCTGAGAGGAGCGAGGAGGAAGCTTGCTATTGACAGTGTCCTTAAGCCTCCCACAAATAACAGCCATTAGTGGGAAGGTCAGGAGCTGAGCAGGCAGCTTGACTGAGGCACTGAGTGCCACTTCAGAAATCAAGAGGCTAGCAAATTTTAGAGGGAGTTTAAGTGGGTAATAGCTAGCTGTAAAGGTACAGTCACTGTTGACAATTGACTCATAGGGGCttttcctgccctcccccctcaagaatatttttattgacCACAGGTGgacttcatatattttaaggCAACAATTCTTTGggttcttgtttgtttcttctcaGATATTGAATTTGCTGCTTTTGAGACTTTTTTGTGCTTAATGGTGGTGAACCGGAGGGAAGTTTAACAGAAAAGCTTTCAGGAGATGTCGGTTCTAGAGGGGAAGGCACATTTGTGTCAACATAGTGTAcgttttctcatcttttctcattGTCCACTAATGACACAGAGCTGCCATtgaagctcttttctttttcttttgttgtttcagAGAGTAAGCTTTATTGTTATTCTTGAGTTAAGGAGGAGCAAGGAGAGTGGTACATTTGTCCTCGATATTTGTAGGTGGTTGAAGATTAATGTTCCTTATATTTTAAGTTTAGGAAGGATGGCTTTTTCCTGCTGACTACTTTTATGAGATGACATGAATTTAGCTTTCCATTTTGAAGTTACTGTTTATGTACACTGCATTTTCTTCAGTTCTGCTTTTCCATAAATATGGTAGATAAACACTAAtaaatagatgttttatttttaaaactggtttaattaaaaatacaatgtgcTATCCAGGTTATATTTCATCAGGCACAAAAATGTTATAGAATTTTCCATAGAAATCTtgaatgaaaaatggaatttttatattcattactttttccccaaaatgggacaggctttttttcttcatctttttcttttcttttcttttcttttttttttttttttttaatgatttaagagGATGTTGTAGATGCTTCATCCAGGAACTttaacaaaggatttttttttttctatttgtgagCTTTAAGAAAaggtatacttttttttccttgccattCAATTTCTTATTACTTAACATCCAATTTAATAATTAATGACCAGAGGAACTGGATATTAaatagtatgtatttattttgcaaatgtttattGTGCATCTTCTATGTTCAAAAAAACTgctaggtttatttatttatttatttttcagaatggaAGGTCAAGTTTCTATGTACATTATTTTCTCTAGGAGTTTATATGTGGTTATAAATAGGCCAGCACGTACAATATGACTTGTAGGAGCTAACATTTAGACAACAACTGAACGAACTTAACATTCTCTTAGAgctgaatatatttctttcttgcagtgtaattagaaaaaaaatgtttaagcagAGCAGTTTACAAATGTTAAAGTACAGACTAATGTCAGATATTGCATGTTACACCCAAAAGCATTGTTGGGAAGATTTCCTTGGGAAGGGCCTCAGCTTCCCTTCAGCCCGTGTGTCGTCCGTGAGCATGGTGCTGCTTGGAGTGTGCCTAAGTGTGTATCTATCTGTGTGTTTGGAGAGGGGTTAGTGCAGGGTGTCATTTGGTGCCTGACAGTGGAACAGTGCAGTTGACTCTTAGCTCTGCTATCCAATGACATGCAGTGGCTGAGAGTTTGAAGCTGATGGTTGGGTCTCCAGTGCTGCCTGCACACCTGACAGGCAGCTGTTAAACCGAGCAAAGGCAAGCTCGGGGAGTCACAATCTATGCATAAATGATAGGGGTATCTGTGCAGAAGGTGCGAAAGAAGCTctgaccccctccctcccccaaatctCCCCCTTCCCAAATGAAATGCACAGTTCAGCCAGCTTCTTAACTACACCACACTCCTGCTACTGGCTGCCAAGAGGCTCAAAAAATCCACCTTCACTTTTCAGTCAGAAGAGGCAGAAGTggatgtgagagaaagagagacacagagagacagagagccaaAGAGGGCAAGAGACTTGACTTTAAGAGCCTCCTGGACTGACAACTCCATGCAGTTCGGAACCAGAACGACTACGGCTGAACCAGGGTTCATGGGGACATGGCAAAACGCTGATACTAACCTCTTATTCAGAATGTCCCAACAGGtaagttactttttcttttctttctttcttttttcttttcttttctttttttttttttaagaaaccttgAATTGTTATATGgacttttgtttctgttatttttctttctaaacatttttaaaaatttgatcacTTCATAGTTAGGCTGTTTTGTCATAACTGTGGTGTTGGAATGTGCAGGGTTACTTCATGGTTTCCCTGAGggctccttaaaagaaaaagggggaaaggatACTGAagtaaaagcaaagcaaaggcaTTCTTTGCAAAGTTTCACAGTATAGCCTGGGTCATGggaagacttttatttctttgttttctgtttaagattgaaaaaaaaaaaaagccacgacCCAAAAATGTTATCGGTCTATCTGTATTAATCACTTCGTCAAAGTGCTATCTCAGACAGAGTAGGTTCTCCAAACAAACAGCCATAACATGTAGGGGCCCCTCTGCACAGCCCCGCTGACTTCACGGGGCTGGAAGCAGCTCGACTCCGACCTGCGGAGAGGAGGCTGTGCAGGAGCCGCTGCCAGCGCGGAGGGtcgcggaggaggaggaggaggaggaggaggaggaggaggaggaggaggcggcggcgcgcGTGGCGGGCAGTGCCGGCGGGTCCCAGCTCCTCTGCAcccgccgcggccgcccgcccgcctgcctCCCGGCTCGCCCCTGCGCTCCCGCCGGCGCCGCTCGGCTCCCGCACACTCGCCGGCCCGCCCGCCCGTTCCCCGCTCGCTCGTTCCCCGCTCGCTCGCCCGTCCCCCGCTCGCTCGCGCGCTGGCCGGCGCACTCACACTCGGGCGCAGCCGCCGCGTCCTCCCTAAAGCCGCTGCTCGGTCCGGGCCCGGCTGCAGGCGGTTGGGTGTGCTGGCTCTGCCGGGAAAGCCGACGTGTTAGTGCGAGGCCGGCGGCAACTGATAATTAATCATCGGAGCCGGCGGCTCGTACCATGCGCTTGGTGATACGCGCCCTGCACGCCCGGCTCCTCTTGCACAATTGCTGGCTCTGCGGCTCCGAGGGGGAGCGAGGGTGAGAGGAAGCGAAGGGAAACAACCCAGAAACTTTCATCTTGGACTGTGCTCAAGCGAGGGAGGGAAGTTCCCTGGTGCCTCCCTCCTAGACACGTCTTGCTGTTCAAAAGCCTACACCAAACCCACACAAAGCAAAGAGTTAGCATGATTGTATCATCCACGCAGCATGAAAAGTATTACTGGCAAATACACTTGGATTTTAAGTAGATGGCAGTTAAGAAATTGGTACTGTTCCactcattggaaaaaaaatactgcaattgctttctttttctaaaatctgtTTTGCTGGTAAGAGACCATAAGAATTACGTACTTTATTGagttaattagatttttaaaaattattgctaatgaaagaaaacaatttgttaGGCTGTAAACTATCAGAAGTTTAGAGGTACATCTGCAAAAGCCAGTGCACAGAGCCAGGGTTTTGTAGCATCTAGCTAGCGAACAGTTTTATGCCGTTCTAGATAGGATAAAGGCATTTGAATAAGGTGTATTTTGACATATCCTGTAGAGGGACCCTGATTACTGCTGATACAGTAAGCTGGGATTTAAATGCAATCAACATAAACCCAATAAGCAACTCTTAATGAGCTATTTCCCATTCTTGCAAGTTAAAAAGTTCATTTCCTCCCAGAGATATTCCTTGTCATTGTAGAGTGCTTTGAGAGGTGTGTTTCTGAGGCACAtccctgcctgggtggctctctcTGTGCTTGTAACACAGCGTGTTTTCACTCTGTGAAACTGTAGGAACAAGCAACTCGTGCcgcactttaaaaaattagatgtcACGTTTAGGGTTTTTCCTTGAGTTAGCGAAGGTCATGTGTGTGAGAAGGGAAGATTGGTTTAGGTCTCCCTCTAGCtagaaaagagttaataaaacCAGATAGAGATAATGATCAATTGATAAATGGCTATTGAACCACATAGATGGTGTTAGATTGCTTCTTTGGCACTAGCCCATTTCCAAGTAGATTTGAATCTAAGGAGACTTTAAGTCATGGAAAACATTTGAgctaaaaaactaataaaagtaaatgattgatcagaattaggaaaataatttgaaatcacTCAGAGAGAGAAACTTGTACAACCAAGCTATTATGGTGTCTTTGATTCAGTTGTTTGACTTTGTGAATATGCAAAGATCTATTTTGTCTCtacctgtgtgcatgcatgtgtcttGGCATCAGTTGACTATATGAAAAGAGTAGAAATATAGGGAGataatttattcataagggatGTTATATAAAACTACATAGTATTATGCCATTTACTAAACAGGGTAATAAAATAAGGggagaaaaatcacaattttaaaaagtgctgtgatttaactatatatatgtgtgtgtgtgtgtgtgtgtgtacacacatataggtttttttggttttaatatagttagtgacaccccccccccccctttttctgtCATGGTTACTAAATGTTTACCTCCTGTGCATTTTTGGAAAGCGTGTGAAGactgtatatgtgtattttttttcctccttcaggaTGACATGGTAGTTTGTATAAATATTGTGTAAACCTAAATTCAGACTgtgtaaatctaaaaatatatgtgctgtacatgttattaaaatatgcttattttctttACCTATAGTTTATCAGCAATGCTGATTcagtgtgtgtgtgactgtctgtgtgtgcctgtgcacacAGAAAAGACACTTTTCTTGAAATGATTTTCTTGAAGCCAACAGTTTCAAGGAATACTAGTTTCAGTATACACAGTAAGCCAGCTTTTGTTTTACTACAGGTAAAAGTTTGTCCATTTTAATCAAATATGCAGAATTCTGTATAAAGAGGTTTTTCTgtattgtgattattttaatttctaagaaaaaattgATTTAAGTCATGAAAAGGATTGtttgggtctatttttttttatttcaaagttttctgtaaaaatattaaaactatagaATTTACcacatcatttctttaaatactagAAAAGACTGAATAGCTAGCAGGTTTCAAAACTGAGTTACTGAGATATAACCATCAGTATTATTTAACTACAACAAAACTTGTAGCAATGTCTCATGAATACTGGAGTTTAATAATCTAGTCTTGTGTCTTCTAGAGGTAAATTAGGAAGTAGGGATATAAAACTCTTTGTCTTTTGTATGAGCAAAGTTGGATCTGCTTATATGTAAATCTGTCTGTCTAATACTAACAAAAAGGCATCACAGACTGAAGCTAATTTAGATTTAGTGGAACAAAGTATGTTTCGTTTATATTCAAGATAATGATCATTTtaccacattttcctttctgCATCTTTCCCATGTTTAAGtaagatttttcaaaaaggataattttttccCATACAATATTTGATAACCTTAAAGGGCATGACTCTTGACTTCTGTAAAGGAAGTTCTTTTTTGAGTTACTTTGATCAGTGACAGATCGAGAATGACCAGAAACCCTTTGCTCATCTTCTGTGTTAATCTCCAGAAGTCTAGAAcattattttgcccattttaaccTCATTAAGTATtgttaaaagcagaaaatagtGTCTGCTTGtggaagttctttttctttttttaaaatcaggttttaaaaggtgatttttctatttttgtacatattttttacatttgagaGACTatcaaataaaattctttgtaCCTACTTCAAGGCATGCAGTAgtctaatatattttgaaatcttttcagACATGAAACTGTAACAGGTAAATGGCTCCAGCCCATGTTTTACACATTATTAGGGGCATTTACCTTTTATTATTGGTGAGGTATATTTAAcctgtttcaaataaaatgtagatCCCTTAATAAGGTCTCTTTTCAGACACAAGTCAAATACTAAGTTAGAATTATAAATGACTCTCTGCATCATTATGTAGTAATTTAGGATTCACCCAATGATGTAACAAAATTAACAACATAATTTCATTGTGAAACTGTGTCTTATTAAAGAACAACTGTCTGACATTCTCTTACAGTTGCTTTATTTAACTTCATGCAAATATTATTAGTAGTGACATTTTTCTATTGTGCATTAGATTCTCTCATTAGCATGATGTGTTAGTTATCACCAGAGAAATCATTTCTTAGGTAGGTgaggggcaaaccaagaaagctAAAAATTAAATCAACGATTTACATTAATACTAGAGCGTCTGCTCACCAGAGATATGACAGAGTAAAGCAAACTTTCTTTCTAATATAAAATCTAGCACATTTcagagaaatgataaataaaatatattgtaagaaatatataataacattgcTGGAATCCATTTAAAAGCATGTTTGATGTGAATTTTTCTTCCAGTACTCTTTTAGTTCTTTCTATTCATATAGGCAAACACAGTTTCATTTTgttgaatctatattttaaagtgGAAATGGTGGTTTTGTCTGACTTCCTATTTCCCGccctcaaataatttaaatgtttattcacTAACAGTTTATAAGACACATATACAATTTTTCTTAGAAGTCATATGTCTAATTGTATATCATGGTTTGATTCTTCTTTATtgtgtgtataatacatatttattctaAACTCTATCCTACTCATGTAGATATTCCTTTTAACATGGGATGTATATTCTTATTTAATCAGAGCCCTGAGTAAAGCAGTTGATAGTTAATGGTCTTTGAAAATGACTTTCATTGCCAGGCATCATCCATCCCTAGGTTTCTGcacttttccctccctttttaCTCCCCTTCTTACAGTTGGTATGTTTTGGTAATCACGTCTTAAATTGACCAAACTTATGGTCttgatgtgaaaatatttatattaggaAGCATGTAATTTCAGCCTGTTGAATTACTAGGCTGCTACCTACAATTTCAGTTCCCTTCTCTAATTTGAGtgataatatgttttattttgaagtttcaaCTATAgacatatattcaaatataattcCTAACATCCATTCTGACGATGTAATGCTGGAATAGGAATATTTAGGAATATTTGTATGATTGTTAAAACATAAATTGTAGTATAGACAAGTGCTTGTGTGTTGGCCCGTACTTTGTAAGTCTGTGTATAACATGCAGACTTCACTTAACAGATACTGTCTAATTTGTAATGCAGTGGGAGAGTAGTAGGGTCATATTCATGGTATTTGTGTACATGTTAATGCAAGTGAAGCATGCACATATTcagatgtgtatatatgtttaaaaagccTGTACAcaaatttcaagtttattttcaaCACATTCAGTGAATTTGAACATATAGTAGGCGATCattttgaagttgtttttctcttatttctgctAACTTCAAACTGGCACTCTGTGTGTAATTGTTAAAGTCTTGTGCTAAGGTAAATCAAGTAACCACAGTTGAAAAATAAATCCCTACAGGTGCAGATATCTTATCTATAATTGTAGatgtttttttataattatatttatgagTGTATCTTAATATTCAGTGATAAATCCAATTATTCATGCATGGCTTTATGGAAATCTGATTAATGTAGTGACAGTACAGATTTAGGCTACTACAGCAGCACATCCTCCCACTCCTGTGTCAGGGTTAAGAGCCGCGGCAAATCCTCCCTAACTAATTAGATGCTGAGTAAGGCATCTCTGAGAAGTTGGGGCAAAAGTGAATGGGTCACAGCCAAAGCAGGATTGCAAGGACTCCAGTGATAGTGAAAGCATTCAAGTTTGCCAGGTCGTTGTGACACAGGGAGCTGATTCCAAAGGAACAGACCGTTACAGATAGGGAGCTGGCGTCATCCActtcaatgaaaaacaaaaattctagcGCTTCTCCCTTCCCACCTTATGTGCATTACACATACTTAAAGAAACTTACATTGGGCATCTACCCATATCAATCTGCAAAGGTTTCGAGAGGATTTTCCTTATAAACATGAATAGCTAATGACTCTGTATAACCTAAGAGGTATTTTCTCAGCTTGGGACTCTTgagattgatatatatatatatatatcaaaaagaatTCAAGAAGAAACTAGAATTTGCTTTAGCTTGTGTCCATAATTTGAATCCTGGTGTTTTAATCCATCTAAGAATTAACTCCTTTTTTTCTCACAGAATATTGGCAGGGAATTTTGTGGTAGTAGGGAGAACAGAGTGAATCGTGGGATGACTTTTTCAGTGAGAAATTTTGTCTGGGACTCCCGCTTGTTATTGTCCAAAGAACATGGAATATAATGGTTCCAAGATTTTCTTTCACATGAGATTTGGGGCCTGGTTTGTTATCTGTGTAGAATGAATTCTTCACCACATGAAAATCCTCTCATACCTCTGTACCTTTCGTAGTATGTTTTTGCCGCTACATAACCACCTTTCTCTAGATCTTGGTCAGGAGATTGTTTGGGGATTGTAGGAAATGATTGATCTCACCTCTCTCTGCCAAAGCTGATgccatttttatttccctgaacaGCAGCTGGCTTCCACATTTTGCTTGGTGATCTTCATCTACTAAAGGATGGGGGCAAGGGGGAGAAAAGGAGTCAAAGACCCTTTCAAGGAACTTTGACATCTATTTTTAAGCTttggagaaataaaggaaaagaggtaTAATTCAGGAATAATGGCCTTCATATCTAGACATACAAGCAAAGCACTGTGTGAAAGAGGGGACTTTTTCTTACAAGGTAAACTAGTAAACAGGCAAgaagaataaattgaaaaaaacattCTGAGCAACTCAAGCTGTAAGAAAGTTTTAATATGCAGATGACATCCCAAAAATGATGCCTGGGACTGTGACAGTCACAGTACCTCTGTCCCACTGAGCCTGACCTGTACTGCCTTTTCCCTCCCCAGGTTTAAAAGAAAGTTTAGagaataggaaaaatagaagtgtcgcttctttttcaatttctgcaTTCCCCGTAGGAAGCCTAGCAAATTTCATGGTATACATTCAGACCCTAAGGTGAAGAATTTATAACTGGAGTTCACTTGGATGAGGACTATGTGCAGTGTCATTTTGTTCAAACACTCTGTGTAGCACTTCATGTCACAGAGTCAGAGATAAGGAGAAGAGACGAAGAAGCACTGTATCATTTCTTCATCGCAGAGTCTTCCTGAATGGGAATGCTTGTGGAACAACAATGCATTACTCCAACTGGCTAGCTTAGAAATCAGATTCTTAGCTTATTAATCAtcattccaattaaaaaaaaagaattgatccTTTAACAGTGAAATaatatccttttgtttttctttaattaagcccatcagtttttcatttcttcctgttaagaaaatgaaaataatcttgaACAGTAGGAAGTTACTCATTGAAACACTGACTCTCTTGAGCATATCTGACATCTTATTTACTCAGTATTTTTGGACTGCAGTGTTATTTTGCTACTGTCTTTAGGGTTTGTGTGTTGTTGAGGGGGAAGGGTTGATTTAAgtctcatttctatttcattggcAGCAATTTAGTTAATGACATAAATACATGGTTAGTCTgtcctttcttcctgtttccatttcCCAAACACCTGATTTCTTTCttactttattctctttcactttttctctccttttatgaaTTTCTCCCCACTTGCACTGGCTCTTTTTATCCTAAGTAAAGAATTGAAATACACCTGAAATGTAACAGTAACCAAATTGACTTTTTTGCCAATACATTATTCTGTTAGAGGTATGGGAGAAGAGGTGCCACCCTCAGTTGTGGTCCTCAGTGTGTAAGTGCTGACAAGAAGACTGTCCCAAGTTTTGCTATGTAAGGGTTCGGTAAGTAAGGGCATGATAAAAACGTCTAACCAGG
This window contains:
- the LOC121494730 gene encoding dachshund homolog 1-like codes for the protein MKVSGLFPFASSHPRSPSEPQSQQLCKRSRACRARITKRMSQHTQPPAAGPGPSSGFREDAAAAPECECAGQRASERGTGERAGNERAGNGRAGRRVCGSRAAPAGAQGRAGRQAGGRPRRVQRSWDPPALPATRAAASSSSSSSSSSSSSSATLRAGSGSCTASSPQVGVELLPAP